The Bacillus sp. F19 DNA segment TCTCGGAAAGAGGAAATTCAGAGATTTATAGACATTAAACTCAAGGAGGAAGGAAATATGTTGAAACGTTATTTCAGACCTAGTGCTTCTATCATCGCAGTATTGCTGGCATTCTCGACCTTGCTCGGATCTGTCAGTGCGCAGCCAGCACAAGCTGCCAATCCTAAAGGTAATTCCGGGCCAGCGAATGCGGAAGAAATCCAAAAGTTTGCCGATCAATTTTTTAAAAAGGAAATGGAGAAACTCAAAATTCCTGGTGCCGTGTTTGCTGTCGTCAAAGACAACAAGGTACTTTTTCAAAAGGGATACGGCTACTCTAACTTGGAGAAAGGGATTAAGATGGATCCAGAAAACACCGTGTTTCGCGCGGCTTCGGTTGGAAAAGTCTTTACTGCCACAGCTGTCATGCAGCAAGTTGAACAAGGAAAAATTGATTTGAACGAAGATGTGAACTCCTATCTTGGAGACATCCAGTTGAAAAATAACGTGAATGAGCCGGTCACGATGAAACACCTGCTCTCCTTTACGACTGGATTTGATAACCCTGATAAAATTAACCCGGTTATTTTTGATCTCACAGAACGTCACGAGCTTCGCGATATCATCATCAAGGGGATGCCGACAGTCGTCCGGAAGCCAGGAGAATCTTATATGTACGATAATTACGCTTCTATGCTGCAAGGGTATATTGTGCAAAATTTGTCAGGAATGTCGTACCAGCAATACATGGATAAACATATTTTCCAGCCGCTTGGGATGAACAATAGCAATATTGTGATGACCCCACAAATCGAAGCGAAACTTGCAGCTGGGTATGATATAGATGGAAAGCCTATTCCTCCGTATACAATCGTACCTGCAGAAGCCCCTCAAGGAAGCATGTTTACTAGCGCGAGCGATATGACGAAGTTCATGTTAGCACAGTTAAATAACGGGAAACTTGGTAATACTCGAATTTTAAAACCAAAATCAACAAAAGAAATGCAAAAAATCCATTTTGCGGTTCATTCTAAAGTTCCGAATATGGGTTATGGCTTTGAAACATTTTTCCATGCTTCCCATAACGGACAAAAGGTTATTGGGAAAGGCGGAGATCTCCCTGGATACCATTCCTGGATGTGGCTCTTGCCGGAACAAAAGCTAGGTGCGTTTGTGTTTTTCAACAAGGATGACGCGAATTGGCCTGACATGCGCGCCCAGGTGTTCGGGGAATTTATGGACCGGTTTTATCCTGAAAAGGAAGAAAGGCCAACTTACTTAAAACCTACTTTAGAGGAGTTACGCAGATTTGAGGGGACTTACCGTGACCTAAGGTTGCCAGAGCATTGGGCGACAAAAATTACGGCATCCCCAGATGGAACACTAATAGTAGAGGATGCGGCTACAGGAAAACATATTGTACGTCAGTTGGAACCGCTCCTGTTTGAGGATGAAGATGGAAATCCGCTGGCCTTCAAAGAAAATGAGGACGGAACGATTGGCTATCTTTACTACGCTGACCCTGTCGCCATGGCACAAAAAATAGAGTGATAATAGCCTTATTCGGAACCCACTATTTTGGCACGTAAATGGATGGAAATGAAAAAATGGTAATTTAAAAGGTTCCTAGTTCATAGATTTCAGAAGTGGGTATTCGAGAACATGTTAGTAAGTTGTACCATACGATTTTTGAATCTCTAACTTTGAAAATGGAAAGAGTTGAGTTCTTAATGCTAAGGAAACAGCAGCACGTTTTATTGGCAAAGGTTTACTTATTACGGTTGCGGAGGTATTGAATTTACCTGAATTAATCTGTGGAATTGATAATGAAGAGTAAAAAAGAAAGGAGTAACTACACTTTCTTTTTTTACAAAAATATTTATTTATTAATAAATAAAAACAAAATAATTTGAGAGAAGTGATTATTCTTGTCAAAATTTATGAAAGCTGTTCGAAATGATGTTGTTGAACCGCCAATGAAAATATTTGAAGAAGAAAAATGGCTTGTCATCACAGGTATCTTCGGAATTATCCTTTCAGTAGGAATCGCTTTTTATATCTTTTTTCAAGGTCCCATTATTTTACCTGAAGGCAATATGGGCGATGCTTTCTCTTTTAATGCAGCAATCGGTATTTTTCTCCTTTCCATTGCTATGATTTTACCTTTTGCAAGACTGGGAACTCGTAAAAGGAAGACGATTCGATGGCTTTTTATTACAGCAGCCCTTTATTCCTATACAATTGAAACGGTTCAAAATTTTCGGGGTTTTAATCCAAGATTTTCTCTTGAAGGAACTATCGTTGATACGATCGGTGGGATGCTATTTGGAGTTGTTTCTTTATTGCTTGTAATCTTAACCTTATTGCTTATGATTCAGTTTTTTAGAATGAAACCTCCTTATGAAAGGCCATTTCTTATAATGGGAATTCGTTATGCATTTCTTTCTGTCCTAGTAGCCAATATTGCTGGAATATGGATGATATTGCTTCAAGAACGTTTTACAGGAGATGCGGGAAATCTAATCGTATTGCATGGAATTGGATTTCACGCTTTACAAACTTTAGTCCTACCAGGATTGCTTTTGGAAAAAACTCATGTTGATAAACGTTTGAAAAAATGGTTGATCCATTTTGGTAGTATTACTTGGATGCTATCGATAATATTGATAGGCTTCCAAACTGCATTGGGTCGCTCTGTTTTCGAACTAACTGCATTGCCAATCCTTGCGAGCATACTGTTGCTAGTTTGGCTTGGAACAACGATTGCTGCTTGTGTGCTTATGATATGGAAAAAGAGCTCAAATAAATCATTTTCCCATAATGACAATTTAGCGAATTAACCTCAGGTATAATACTCG contains these protein-coding regions:
- a CDS encoding beta-lactamase family protein, whose protein sequence is MLKRYFRPSASIIAVLLAFSTLLGSVSAQPAQAANPKGNSGPANAEEIQKFADQFFKKEMEKLKIPGAVFAVVKDNKVLFQKGYGYSNLEKGIKMDPENTVFRAASVGKVFTATAVMQQVEQGKIDLNEDVNSYLGDIQLKNNVNEPVTMKHLLSFTTGFDNPDKINPVIFDLTERHELRDIIIKGMPTVVRKPGESYMYDNYASMLQGYIVQNLSGMSYQQYMDKHIFQPLGMNNSNIVMTPQIEAKLAAGYDIDGKPIPPYTIVPAEAPQGSMFTSASDMTKFMLAQLNNGKLGNTRILKPKSTKEMQKIHFAVHSKVPNMGYGFETFFHASHNGQKVIGKGGDLPGYHSWMWLLPEQKLGAFVFFNKDDANWPDMRAQVFGEFMDRFYPEKEERPTYLKPTLEELRRFEGTYRDLRLPEHWATKITASPDGTLIVEDAATGKHIVRQLEPLLFEDEDGNPLAFKENEDGTIGYLYYADPVAMAQKIE